A single Marinilabiliales bacterium DNA region contains:
- a CDS encoding 50S ribosomal protein L18, translating into MALTKLKRRKRIKMRIRRHVSGTQERPRMSVFRSNKGIYVQLIDDLNGKTLVAADSREKTGEDAKKVAKAEDAKKVTKAGDAKKVTKAGDAKKVTKTLQAKQVGKLIAEKSLEKGISTVVFDRNGYLYHGRVKALADAAREAGLKF; encoded by the coding sequence ATGGCTTTAACTAAGCTTAAAAGAAGAAAGCGGATAAAAATGAGAATCCGCAGACATGTTTCAGGGACCCAGGAGCGGCCCAGGATGTCGGTTTTCCGCAGCAATAAAGGTATTTATGTTCAGCTGATTGACGATCTCAACGGGAAAACACTGGTTGCCGCAGACTCAAGGGAAAAGACCGGTGAGGATGCCAAAAAGGTGGCCAAGGCCGAGGATGCCAAAAAGGTGACCAAGGCCGGGGATGCCAAAAAGGTGACCAAGGCCGGGGATGCCAAAAAGGTGACCAAGACTTTACAGGCAAAACAAGTTGGTAAACTCATTGCCGAAAAGTCACTTGAAAAAGGTATTTCGACAGTGGTATTTGACAGAAACGGCTATTTGTATCATGGCAGGGTAAAAGCTTTGGCTGATGCCGCCAGGGAAGCAGGATTAAAATTTTAA